A DNA window from Hordeum vulgare subsp. vulgare chromosome 1H, MorexV3_pseudomolecules_assembly, whole genome shotgun sequence contains the following coding sequences:
- the LOC123413338 gene encoding mavicyanin-like, with protein METKTLILITVAMAMIGTAFGTSHTVGAPGGSWDLQTNYSEWASRIRFTTGDKLQFLYPAIVHNVVEVSKAGYDTCNGSSPITTFPTGTDVVPLAATGTRYFICGIPGHCIVGMKVQVDVKSKVVRTVQRCRGTGKSRRCQSKTVLSSAATARIEHYTVARFSVAAVVIGLTLFF; from the coding sequence ATGGAGACCAAAACCCTTATCCTGATCACCGTGGCTATGGCCATGATTGGGACGGCGTTCGGCACCAGCCACACGGTGGGTGCCCCGGGCGGTTCATGGGACCTGCAGACGAACTACTCCGAATGGGCTTCGAGAATCAGGTTCACCACCGGTGATAAGCTCCAGTTCCTGTACCCCGCCATCGTGCACAACGTGGTAGAGGTGAGCAAGGCAGGGTACGACACTTGCAATGGCTCCAGCCCCATCACAACGTTTCCAACCGGTACCGATGTTGTTCCGCTCGCTGCCACCGGGACACGGTACTTCATCTGCGGTATTCCTGGACATTGCATCGTCGGCATGAAGGTCCAGGTTGATGTTAAGTCAAAAGTAGTGCGGACAGTGCAACGGTGCCGAGGGACGGGGAAAAGCCGTCGGTGCCAGTCCAAGACTGTATTAAGCTCAGCCGCAACGGCTAGAATTGAACACTATACGGTTGCCCGGTTCAGTGTGGCAGCTGTTGTGATTGGCCTCACGCTGTTCTTTTAG
- the LOC123400206 gene encoding uclacyanin 1-like: METKALILITVSMAMIRTAFGTSHMVGAPGGSWDLQTNYSQWASRIRFTTGDELQFLYPATVHNVVEVSKAGYDTCNGSRPITTFPTGDVVPLAATGTRYFICGVPGHCIAGMKVQVDVKSKVVRTVQRCRGTGNRRRCQSKIVSSSAAAGCIGHSTVARFSVAAVVIGLMLFFLELMMIVLLCFFPFRTCMHFMYYNSIFSSNVISFIIN; the protein is encoded by the coding sequence ATGGAGACCAAAGCCCTTATCCTGATCACCGTGTCTATGGCCATGATTCGGACGGCGTTCGGCACCAGCCACATGGTGGGTGCCCCGGGCGGTTCATGGGACCTGCAGACGAACTACTCCCAGTGGGCTTCGAGAATCAGGTTCACCACCGGTGATGAGCTCCAGTTCCTGTACCCCGCCACCGTGCACAACGTGGTGGAGGTGAGCAAGGCAGGGTACGACACTTGCAATGGCTCCAGACCCATTACAACGTTCCCAACCGGAGATGTTGTCCCGCTCGCTGCCACCGGGACACGGTACTTCATCTGCGGCGTTCCCGGACATTGCATCGCCGGTATGAAGGTCCAGGTTGATGTTAAGTCAAAAGTAGTACGCACAGTGCAACGGTGCCGAGGGACGGGGAATCGGCGTCGGTGCCAGTCCAAGATTGTATCAAGCTCAGCCGCGGCGGGTTGCATTGGACACTCTACGGTGGCCCGGTTTAGTGTGGCAGCTGTTGTGATTGGCCTCATGCTGTTTTTTTTAGAGTTAATGATGATTGTGCTTCTTTGTTTCTTTCCTTTCCGAACGTGCATGCACTTTATGTATTATAATTCAATTTTTTCATCAAATGTTATTTCATTTATTATTAATTGA